The following is a genomic window from Leptospira bouyouniensis.
TCAAAAATTCCAAAGACTTTATCTTAGCTGGTAGAAGTTTACCTTTACCGATTTCGACGGCTGCCTTATTTGCCACTTGGTTTGGGAGTGAAACCATTTTGGGTTCTTCCGTGGAATTCGCCAAAGGTGGTTTTTTAGCTGTCATCCAAGATCCATTTGGTGGGGCACTATGTTTGTTTTTACTTGGGCTTGTGTTTGCCAAATACCTTTACCGGATGCAAATCCTCACCTTTGGTGATTTTTATAAAAATCGATATGGCAAAAAAATGGAGTTCATCGCGGGGATTTGTCTTATTTTTTCTTACTTTGGCTGGGTGGCGGCACAATTTGTTGCGCTCGGCATTATGGTACAAATTTTATTTGGTATCAACCAATTCACAGCCATTGTGATAGGAGCATGCCTGGTTGTATTTTATACTTATTTAGGTGGGATGTGGTCAGTTTCATTGACTGACTTTTTCCAATCAATTTCGATTGTAATTGGTCTTGTCGTTGTCATCATTGAACTCAATGGAGTGAAACCCATTTGGACATCCTTTGCAGAAAAACCCGATGGTTTTTTTCGATTTTTTCCTGAAGCAAATTACCATGCTTGGACATTGTATTTATCTGCATGGATGGTAGTGGGATTTGGTTCTTTACCCCAACAAGATATTTTCCAAAGAGTGATGTCCGCTAAATCAGAAAAAGTTGCTATTCGTGCCTCTTATCTTTCTTCCGTCTTGTACTTGTTATTTGCATTG
Proteins encoded in this region:
- a CDS encoding sodium:solute symporter family protein → MNFQAIFILAYLSITIGIGIYAAKKVKNSKDFILAGRSLPLPISTAALFATWFGSETILGSSVEFAKGGFLAVIQDPFGGALCLFLLGLVFAKYLYRMQILTFGDFYKNRYGKKMEFIAGICLIFSYFGWVAAQFVALGIMVQILFGINQFTAIVIGACLVVFYTYLGGMWSVSLTDFFQSISIVIGLVVVIIELNGVKPIWTSFAEKPDGFFRFFPEANYHAWTLYLSAWMVVGFGSLPQQDIFQRVMSAKSEKVAIRASYLSSVLYLLFALIPLFLGLHAKSLIPDFDLNSESGQLLIPTMVSKFVSPWVQILFFSALISAILSTASGAILAPSSILSENILKYAFKSMNDKKLLLLSRVSVLIIAGISFLLAVGKPSIYALVEDSGGISLVTLFIPMVFGLMSKRANESSALFSLFVGIGTWLLLEIYGDDMTSHFYGTIASLIAILIGMYLFPKREKSQVTN